From Perca flavescens isolate YP-PL-M2 chromosome 19, PFLA_1.0, whole genome shotgun sequence:
ttttggcgtcTCCCCCCTGCGGCAAACCCCGCCGCAGCCTAAACACACTACCCCCAtccaaaatgaatggaaagacctgccTCTGACAGCTGACGCAGGCTGTGTGAATGCCCGCTTAGAGAAATGAAGCAGGGCAGAAAGTTGTACGGCGTTCCAAGGCCACGGAGGCGGAGATTGGAGGTCAGTAGACAAAATGAAAGGAGGGATAATGGAGATTATAATTATCctataaaagaaaaatgcttATCCAGACAGAGGAATGAGAATGAAATTGGAGAGGAGATGAAAAGCAGACCTCACAGAGAGTAAACtgctggatggatggagggtAAGAGGGAGGTCAGAATAAGAGATGAGAGAGGCAATCTTCACAAGATTTGAGGACGAGGTTGCTCACCTGAGCTGGTGTCTTGGTCCCGATCACCTCAGCAATGGCTGCAAAGTCTTTACCATAGCGACGGATAGCTGGAAAGGAGAACGCCAGGTTAATGAGGTCTATGCATCACTCACCACCAATTCGTTGCCATCAAAAGGCTAAAAAAACTTTCCCTCTGTCAGAGAaatgcagcagtgtgtgtgagaggagagacaggaggAGTGAATGTCGTGTCAACAGGCTCGTTGATGCGTGCCTTTTCTGTTAACCTTTACCTGAGCTCGGCTGGCTGAGTGCACCTGCTCTTTTCCACGCCTGTCCGGCTTCACTCTCATATCATTCATTTCATGTCTTTCAGCTTCTGCTTTCTCTTCTTCTGGGGGTTAAACGCTTTGCTCAAAAGGTAAACTGACAACTAATTAGTTATTGCAACAAAAAGCATCTAGTCTGGTGTCATGTTTGATAATATAGCAAATGCCGATTATACTACACACTGAATAATACATGATTTTGGACAAagcctgtgtgttttttaaggCCAATACAGTTTAACCTAAGCAGAGGGGTGACTTAAATATGTACTATATGTAAACGAGGTGACTCTGTAAGAGGGtaggaggaggatgatgatgcTGCTGCAGCCTTTACTCACCCTGCACAGCCAGGAGCTGCTCCTCTGTGGTCCAACGCGAGTTCATCTTAGGGacaggctgagagagagaaagagaggaaaggggagagattAGAGTGTGAGGGTGGtagaaaagaagaggagaaaaggagaagagaggggTGAAAATGACAGCAAGAGAGAAAAGGGCAGATTAAGACCAATCTCAGTCCCACAAGGGATGAAATAATATCTGCAGGGAGATGAGAAAGGGCAGAGGGAATAATCCATGAACAAGGACAGCGACAAACTGAAGAGAGATCAGCGATGAGGAAAAGGGAACGCAGTCCAGGAAACAAATCAAAAAGGGGATAAGACGAAAGATGTAAAGGAGGGACAGTTTAGAAAGAGAGAGTGGAAAAAAGAaagctgtacaaaaaaaaaaaaaaaaaaaaagagacttacCTCAGCTGGTTTGAAAGTGTTAACACCTTCATTTAAGCTCTGTTTCAAACTACTGTTGTTCTGTTTAATAGACTGGACCTGAGAGGGAAAAGTGTCAGGGACGAAAGAGAGGACAGAGGGGACAGTGTAGTAAGTTTGTTTTTTGGGCTAGTTGCACTGATGCACTAAGACAATGCTTTACTTTAAACATCCAGTTGCagttaaaaaattaaaaggtTTTCTTGGAGCAATTCTTAATTTTCTATTGTTGAAACCTGCTTATAAAATGTTCATACTAAcggtaaaaaaacaaagcaaacccTCAGTGAGACTGCATTCATTAGATCTGTCACATAAAAAGGTGACaatttattaatgtattgttGCATTATAAAGCTCTCGAGGAGGTGTTAAATTTCACCTTTACTGgcagatccacacacacacacacacacacacacacacacacacacacacacacacacacacacacacacacacacacacacacacacacacacacacacacacacacacacacacacacacacacacacacacacacacacacccacccacccacccacccacccacaccctaTTGGTTTTTTACCAAAACTACCTCCAGAAGTACAGTAGCTTTCAGATTATTTTTGGTGCATTTACACCTTCAGTTCAAATGGCCAGATTACTCATACTGAAGGTACATACCTGTCTCTTGAGTGACACCAACTGTGTGTCCAGCTGTTGAATAGTTAGCACCCCGGCGTTGTGGGAGGCTGACACCGACATGATGTCTCCCTGCTCCAGGTACATGCCTTTAGGTGGCCTGCGGCGGGCTCTGAGCGGGTGGTGGCGGTACTGAGCTCCGATATTTTCCTTCTTCACCGGCCCAGAGCGACTGGGGGTGGCCTTGTTAGAGTTGGCACTGTTGGGGTTCTGTTTCACCGCCTGTGTGGACAGACAGAGGTTCTGTCAGAATGACACCCGTTTACATGAACAGCAATTCAAGAAGGCAGCGGATAGAGAATGCATCAATTTGGCTCGGCTGATCTCCTCAGGCAAGTCATGACTAataaatagggttgggtatcgtttgagttttttccgataccggtgctaaaacgatacttttaaaacgttGCCTGAACagatacttaaaaaaataggGTAATAGGGAATagagtattttacaataactttgaatgcaccaccaggcttactagtttcaagtgaacgcaccacgTCTGgattgtttttccgacaacggcagctgcacactgcttaacaTCCCACTGTTgaaatcctctccagtgaaatacagacaccctttacaccgtttagctgtcagcattttaaccgtgtttaatccagctgctagctaacggtaggctaacgttacctgctgtcaggtgtagtgttaactagcaccACGTGCCGCGATGCTCCTGTCGCCTCAAActtctgtttcagagcatcagagagcagcgcagaaggcatttaagtggcacagaaatgaggcaccgaaatccgcgttgtaattcagtccggtagataccggtcgtttaggcaccggtgccgtattagcaccgggtctcggtacccaaccctactaataaaacacaaagaattGTTTAAATAAGCAAGCACACGCACACTCAAcaaccattattattattagttttataTTGCTCACCTCTTTCTTGGCGTCAATCTCAAAGTCACTGTCACTGCCAGGGTCTCCTTCCTCAATCTCATCATTACtacaagaagaaagaaaatgtaactaaacacaCCCAAGATTCTGCCACTCGAAATTAAAAGTGTCTGATTTCATCAAAGTATTTTTAAAACTGCTCCAGAATGTCAACTGAAAATGACAACTAATAATATCAAAGTATCTCATTTGTATTCATGAGACTCTTGTTTCCTAGGAGGACGTGCTTATTGAGCTTTGTAAATGTCCTGAGAACTTAATGTTTCCTTCCTGCTCAGTCCttcttctctctgtccctccctccaCCCGTCTCGTTCCCTTCAGGGGATCCTTAAAGTTTTCTTGAATATCTCATACCtgtcatctttctctctcttgctgaCCAGCCTCCTGGCCTGTCGGTCCATGACAgaggtcctggtcctggtcttCTTCCAGCTGTAGTAGTACTTCACAAGGCTGGAGATCAGCTTGTCTGGAAGCTACACGCAAACACAGAAATCACTAAATTGAatttcaaatatttgttttgttttgaaaattacACTAAATTCATGCTAAATGTTGTGCCTCCCCCCCAGTCTCTCACCATCTGCTGGATGCGGTGGAAGCTCTTGCCGTGGAAGCTGAAGGCCTGCTCAAACAGCACTTTGTCCTCCACTGTCCACTCGTCTGGGAACGGGGTGAAGTTGGCCAGGTCAGCAAGCGAGCGCTCCACATCATGTTTGTGCCATAATAACATGCCCAGAGCCTAAGCACGCAGACAGGACGAAGACAGAGTCAGGCAAACAGTGACAGGTCAGAAGAGTTAGATACAAAGGAGCagtgaaaagagaaagagattttatcttgaggttttttttctgatgcattttggtgaaaattaaatgaaatttgCGGTCTGCCATACCTGCTCCATGTTGTATCCATGTTTCTCTTTAGCCATCAGTATGTACTCGTCCACTGGGATTAGAAGAAAGACAAAATGGGTTAAAAAGAGAGGAAACATTAGTAAAAGGAGATGAGGAGGTATAGTGCAAGAAAAAatagaagggaaaaaaagaaaccacAATAGTATAGTGGATGGAGGAGGATGGGAGAAACCAGGTAGAGGAAgtagagaaaagagaaaaacaagaaatgcataatagagagagaaagatgaggacaattaaataaataataggaaAAGATGAAGACAAAGCGGGCCAAAGAATTAAAGTAAATGAGTGCACAGGAGAAAACACAGAAGGAAAGTTTTAATTGCTATTCTCTAGTCAGCATATAGCCATTAAACTGAAGGTCACACTGTTAAGCTTGCATCAGTGAaggtgaggtgtgtgtgtgtgtgtgtgtgtgtgtgtgtgtgtgtgtgtgtgtgtgtgtgtgtgtgtgtgtgtgtgtgtgtgtgtgtgtgtgtgtgtgtgtgtgtgtgtcttacacaTTGCATCAGAAAGCTGACTGTTGGGACGCCAAACCAACATGCTCCTCTCGTCCTTCTCATTGCAGCGGGTTGGACTGTctggaaaaacaacaaacaaggacatttggtgattattattttaaaacacatttagcatttaaattcATATATTGAGGTAATATGTATATTTGAATCCCTGTTTTACTCCTTCCTCCACCGCTATGACTCCCAAcctctctatctatctaaccCATCTATCTTCATATGAACTTTACTTCTCC
This genomic window contains:
- the rcor2 gene encoding LOW QUALITY PROTEIN: REST corepressor 2 (The sequence of the model RefSeq protein was modified relative to this genomic sequence to represent the inferred CDS: inserted 2 bases in 1 codon), whose protein sequence is MPSVMERSGSGVLSRSRAKTVTNGNSQPHSEEESSDEEHAHDSMIRVGGDYQAQIPEFKPDCTRRGEKQEKPASRLTSGFWQNTGDSPTRCNEKDERSMLVWRPNSQLSDAMLDEYILMAKEKHGYNMEQALGMLLWHKHDVERSLADLANFTPFPDEWTVEDKVLFEQAFSFHGKSFHRIQQMLPDKLISSLVKYYYSWKKTRTRTSVMDRQARRLVSKREKDDSNDEIEEGDPGSDSDFEIDAKKEAVKQNPNSANSNKATPSRSGPVKKENIGAQYRHHPLRARRRPPKGMYLEQGDIMSVSASHNAGVLTIQQLDTQLVSLKRQVQSIKQNNSSLKQSLNEGVNTFKPAEPVPKMNSRWTTEEQLLAVQAIRRYGKDFAAIAEVIGTKTPAQVSSFFVSYRRRFNLDEVLREWAAEQVATSRDQRDLRRSSEEMAAATDAAAEEDEVKMEDSPSDATSGSSPPSSTQTPSSLSQPPPLLRPAPPSAPPSLLRQPPPLQXHARSRTERPTTTPPPLIRPAVTTSSSTGSSSLRASPPSSSSAAGQLPPSLVGLKVEQPNSH